AGGTCGGACCGCTCGGGCGGGAGCGGGGACGTGCTGGTCGCGATACCGATGCTCGCCGCCATGTGCAGCCGCGACCCGCACACGTCGAACGGTTCGTGCAAGCAGGCCTGCAGACGGTTCGCGATGCGCTGGGCCTCGTCCGGCCCGGCCCCCGGAAGCAGAACGGCGAACTCGTCGCTACCCAGCCGGGCCAGCATCTGCCCGGGCCGCAGGCAGGAGCGCAGCCGGGCCCCCACCGCCGTCAGCAGCCGGTCGCCGGTCTCGTGCCCGAGGGCCTCGTTGACGTCGCGGAAGTTGTCCAGGTCGACCAGCAACATCGACCTGGTGTCCGACCCGGGCGCGGCCAGCGCCTGGGCCAGGGCTCGCCGGCTGGCCAGGCCGGTGAGGGTGTCGGTGTCGTCCTGGCCGGGCTGATCCGGCTGATCGGGGTGATCGGGCCGGCCGGGCTGAGACCGTGGGGCACCCGCCCACAGGGCGCGGGCCCGGAACCCGGCCGCGACCAGACAGGCCAGCGCGATGCCCGCCCCGATGCGCGAGGTGTGCGACACCCCCTGCGACACCGTCACGAGGACGGCGCAGGCGGCGACGACCACGGCGAGCAGGGCGGTCACCTGGAGGGTGAACAGCACGGACAACCGGCGCCCGTCCGGTGCACCCGGCTCGCCGCTCGCACCGGTGTCGCCGGTCCGGCTGGCCCCGTCGGTCACGGGATCGGCGGAAAACTCCTCCTCTTCGTGCACCTGGTTGCTCTCGGTGACATCGGTGTCAGTCGGGCACGGGGGTGCGAGGACCGGGGGTGAGGGTCGGGGGACGATCGCGGCACCGGCCATGTCCGGTCGGCCCGCGAGAGCTGCCCGGATGTTCTGGTCCGCGCTCTGACCTGTGGGTTCAAGGTCAATGCGGGGCAATTCGCTCGTTTCGGTCGGGGGCGTCGGGCGGTGCCGGCCTGGCCTGGTCAAGCCCATGTGAACCAGTCTTAAGGGTGATCGCAGGCCCGGCAACCGAAACAGATATATGCCACCAGCCGGTGTCACCTGCGAAACGTGGACACTTTCTGTTACTTGCCTGTCCAGAGCGACGGCCAGGCCACGCCAAGTTCCGTCGTCAGGTCGCGCAGCAGCGGCAGCGACAGCCCGACCACGCCGTGATGATCGCCCTCGATCCCGCTGATGAAGGCCCCGCCGATCCCGTCCACGGTGAAGGCACCCGCCACGGCCAGCGGCTCGCCGGTGGCCACGTAGGCCTCGATCTCCTCGTCGGTGACCTTGGCGAAGTGCACGGTGGTGATCGAGACCGCGCCGAGCGTGCCGCCGGTGCCGCCGTCCTCCGGGTCGCGCAGATCGATCAGCCAGTGCCCGGTGCACAGCCGTCCGCTGCGCCCGCGCATCTCCTTCCAGCGCCGCACCGCGTCCTGCGCGTCGGCGGGCTTGCCCAGGGCGACACCGTCCAGGTCCAGCACCGAGTCGCACCCGAGCACCAGGCCGGGCTCGGGAGCCTCGTCGTCCTCGCCGGCCTCGTCGTGGTCGAAGAATTCCTTCTCCACCGTGCGGGCGACGTCCTCGGCCTTCTCCTTGGCCAGGAGAAGCGCGACGTCTTCCGGCTCGGTGATGCCGGTGCGGGCCAGCACGGCCGGTTCATCGACGTCCGAGACCCGCACGGCGGGATCGATCCCGGCGGCGCGCAGGGTGGCCAGTCGCGCGGGGGAGGCGGAGGCGAGGGTCAGAGGGATATGAGTGCTCACGGCGGACAAGTGAAGCAGTCACCCGGCCGGCCCGGCGCCCGGCGCCCCGTGACGTACCCCGGGCCGGTCCTGCTCGGCGCGGTCCGCCTGCCTTCTGCCGCCTGCCGCCCGCTGGCTGCCTTCTGCCGCCTGCCGGTGGCCGGGCCGCTGGGTTGCCGGGCTGCTGGGGGTAACGGGCGGACGGGCAACTGGGCAACTGGGGGTGGACGAAATCCGGACCGTGCCGACCTCTCCCCGATGGAATCACCGGAGGGTTTGGCTGAGGTGAGGAACGCAATGTGTACACCTGGTACATCGGGTACCGGATGTACCAGGTGTACACATTGCGCGGGGTGCCGAGGGTGTCTGGTGTGCCCGGTGTGTCGGTGCGCTGAAGGGCCGGGGTGCTGGGGGTGCTGGGGAACCGGGGGTGCTGGGGAACCGGGGGTGCTGGGGAACCGGGGGTGCTGGGGAACCGGGGGTGCTGGGGAACCGGGGGTGCTGGGGAGCCGGGGCGCAGAAGCCGGGTGATCCGGCGGTTCGGAGATTCGGTGGTCTGGAGCGCCGGGGTTCCAGGGGCTTGGACGGCTGGAGAGTGGAAGTGCTGCGCCGGTCAGCGAGTCCGGCCCGACGCCCGCCAGGCACCGGGCCCGGGTGACAACGGGTGTCGCGTCAGCGAGGCTCGATCGGTCCAGCTCGAAGCCGGCCGGGCGCGCGGTTCCGGGGCGTCGCCGGAGCTTCCCACCGCCCCGATCACTGCGAGCAGCGCGGCAACTTCCTCCTCGGTCGCGTCCCCGCGAACCAGACGCAACAGCGGCCGGTCAGTTGCTTCGTCCTCAGGCATGAAAGGTCCTCACAGCGGGATGTTGCCGTGCTTCTTCGGCAGCGACTGCTCGCGTTTGGTGCGCAGGGCCCGCAGCGCCCGCACGATGTGCTCGCGGGTGCGGGCCGGCTGGATCACCGCGTCGATGTAGCCCCGCTCGGCCGCGACGTAGGGGTTGGCCAGGGTGTCCTCGTACTCGGTGACGAACGCCTGACGGGCCGCCTCGACGTCGCCGCCGGAGCTCATCACCTGCTTGATCT
The Kineosporia sp. NBRC 101731 genome window above contains:
- a CDS encoding nucleoside triphosphate pyrophosphatase, whose amino-acid sequence is MSTHIPLTLASASPARLATLRAAGIDPAVRVSDVDEPAVLARTGITEPEDVALLLAKEKAEDVARTVEKEFFDHDEAGEDDEAPEPGLVLGCDSVLDLDGVALGKPADAQDAVRRWKEMRGRSGRLCTGHWLIDLRDPEDGGTGGTLGAVSITTVHFAKVTDEEIEAYVATGEPLAVAGAFTVDGIGGAFISGIEGDHHGVVGLSLPLLRDLTTELGVAWPSLWTGK
- a CDS encoding acyl-CoA carboxylase subunit epsilon, which codes for MPEDEATDRPLLRLVRGDATEEEVAALLAVIGAVGSSGDAPEPRARPASSWTDRASLTRHPLSPGPGAWRASGRTR